In one window of Mus pahari chromosome 3, PAHARI_EIJ_v1.1, whole genome shotgun sequence DNA:
- the Cstl1 gene encoding cystatin-like 1 isoform X1, which yields MEMKARGLRIPLLLLLVTVVVMAKVNHIQRWGGFKEKATSKKNLNLTLHFFIHSYNNASNDTYLYRVQKLIQGQMQLTTGVEYLVTVKIGRTKCKKNETKKASCPLQSSKLKKSLVCKSLIYSVPWMNYFQLWNNSCQES from the exons ATGGAGATGAAGGCCAGAGGGTTGAGGATCcccttgctgctgttgctggtgaCGGTGGTTGTAATGGCTAAGGTGAATCACATCCAGAGGTGGGGGGGTTTCAAGGAGAAGGCCACGAGCAAGAAAAACCTCAACTTGACACTCCATTTCTTCATCCACTCTTACAACAACGCAAGCAACGACACCTACTTGTATCGAGTTCAGAAGCTAATCCAAGGTCAGATGCAG TTGACCACAGGAGTGGAGTATTTGGTTACTGTGAAGATTGGCAGGAccaaatgtaagaaaaatgagACGAAGAAAGCCTCCTGCCCCCTGCAAAGCAGCAAGCTGAAAAAG aGCCTGGTTTGCAAATCACTGATATACTCTGTACCCTGGATGAACTACTTCCAGCTCTGGAACAATTCCTGCCAGGAGAGCTGA
- the Cstl1 gene encoding cystatin-like 1 isoform X2: MEMKARGLRIPLLLLLVTVVVMAKLTTGVEYLVTVKIGRTKCKKNETKKASCPLQSSKLKKSLVCKSLIYSVPWMNYFQLWNNSCQES, from the exons ATGGAGATGAAGGCCAGAGGGTTGAGGATCcccttgctgctgttgctggtgaCGGTGGTTGTAATGGCTAAG TTGACCACAGGAGTGGAGTATTTGGTTACTGTGAAGATTGGCAGGAccaaatgtaagaaaaatgagACGAAGAAAGCCTCCTGCCCCCTGCAAAGCAGCAAGCTGAAAAAG aGCCTGGTTTGCAAATCACTGATATACTCTGTACCCTGGATGAACTACTTCCAGCTCTGGAACAATTCCTGCCAGGAGAGCTGA